In the Lepus europaeus isolate LE1 chromosome 10, mLepTim1.pri, whole genome shotgun sequence genome, CGAGCAGGGTGGAGCTGCTGCCATCCAGGCCCATTATAAGAGCGCCCACCTAGACCACCGGCACCCGGGAGAGGGCTCCCCAATGTCGGATGGGAACCCTGAGCACCCTTCAGGTGagtgctgggctgggagctgccaCGGTGCTGATGCCAGGGCTGAGGTGGGGGGGCCCAGGCAGTGGAGAGAGAATGCTGGATGGCACAAGGCCCTGACACGCCCCagcagtcctgggctcctggaagGGGTTGTCAGGCAGTACAGCTGCGCCAgttgggcagcaggggcccagagggGGGCTCAGTGCAGACCCCCGTGCTGAGGGAAGTGGCTGGCCAGGCTGACGAAAGGGACCCAGTTATGGAGGCCGTGGGTGGAGCAACCCCAACAAGGACAGAGGCGAGGAGATGGCTGCCTCTCACGTACCTCTTGCTGAGGGGCGACGTGGCTTGTGACGGCAGCTGCGCCACATGTCGGGGTAGACCAGCCGAGCGGCCTTGTTTTCATTCTCAGTAAAGGGAGCTGCAGCTGACGGTGAGCCGGCGCCTaccgggtgccagcactgtgccatcACTTGGTGTGGAATCACTCGTTCAGTCGGCCAAAGTGACTCACCTTATGGGTGGGAAGGGAACACGAGGTGTGTTCCTGACGGACAGAAGGGCTGTGCGGCAATGCTCACTGGGCAGAGCTCTGCCTTCAGAGGCCACGCTCTGAGCCTGCGTTGTggagtggggcctgggagcgccaAGGGCAGCCCCCGGTCCCAAACCCCAAGAGCCCACGGTCTAGGAAGAGGAGGGGCGGAGACGGGTGGACTTAACAGAGGAAGAAATCAGGGCACGAGAAACCCCGGACGCTCAGAGACGGCAGGGTCTCTGGGGAGGAGTTGCCCAGCCCTCCAGGCGTCCATGTCTCCAAGTTACCTGACTACCCACAGACTCTGGCCCCGGAGGCCTACCCAAGGATGCGGAATCTGAGCTGCCGCATGTCGTCTGCTTTTGTAGATAAGCAAAGTGGTTAAGACTCGGGATTGGCCAGGGTCACACAGTAAGTGACCAGGATGTCAACCCAGGCAGGTCTCTCCAAGTCCAGAGCTCTTGGCCGACTTGGCCGGGCTCTGCCTCTGGGTCTGCTGGGGGAGGCACGGGCTCCTGACCGCAAAGCCAGGGACATGGCTGTGGCGCGTCTGGTCCAGCCGTTCCTCCCACACACGCATACTCCTCATTCTAGGAGAGTcagatgcacacacaccccagaagTCTGCGGGACTTGTACAGAACCACCACTTCCGAGTGAACCGTGGACGTAGCTCTCTCACCATTCAAAACCCTGCCTAGGCACACTTCCTCCGTGAGGCTCCCCCGTCCCCGGGGCAGTGCGCGGCTCCACCACTTGCTCagtccccagctccaggcttgtGCAGTCCCGGATCCGGCCCAGACTGAGCTTCTGGAGGCAGGGACTTAGCCTGCTTCTGTGTGTCTCCCAGGCACCTGGCACAGTTCCTGGCCCTTAGCAGTGCCCCTAATGTTTGCTGCAGAGTGTGTGGCAGGGAATGTGAACAGGCCAAGGAACAAGGGCCAGTGGTCTAAGTGTCCTcctggagaaggagggagagcccCTCGAGGGACAATGGgcagcacagcccccagggctgggcaacAGGCAGACGTGGGAGGAGGAGTGGGTTTTGAGGGGACCCAGCACTGTTTGGGGTGAAGGCAGGGAGCAGGCACAGGCAGGCCAGCAGCAGTGAGAGTAGTCAAGAGTGCGGAGGGTGTGCGAGTCAGGAGAGTGGCCAGAAGGGGCCCCGGCACAGGCACCCCCAGGCCGGACCACACAGGGgtcagcagctggggcaggagggcaTGCAGCGGAGAAGAACTTGCCAACAGGAAAGGGTCCCAGGCGGAAGCAGGCCTCCCCAGGAGGCACATAACGGAGGCCGGGAGGCAGGACCCATCCCAAGATTGGAGGCTTTTCTAAGCAACTGGAGACTAACCAGAGATCAGTAGATAAATAAATGCCAACTTGCCGCCAAAACACGTCAAACCCGCAAGGCGGGCGCAGGGGTCAGAGCCGGGAGGTATCTGTTGCCTGAGGGGGAGCCTCAGAGCCCACTGTCCCCACCTTGCCTCTGACctcgctttctctgtctccttccccccaggccagagccatggcCCACCCACCCCTCCAACCACCCCAAAGACAGAGCTGCAGTCGGGCAAGGCAGACCCCAAGCGGGATGGGCGCTCCATGGGGGAGGGCGGGAAGCCTCACATCGACTTTGGCAACGTGGACATCGGTGAGATCAGCCACGAGGTAATGTCCAACATGGAGACCTTTGACGTGGCTGAGTTGGACCAGTACCTGCCGCCCAATGGGCACCCAGGCCACGTGGGTAGCTACTCAGCAGCTGGCTATGGGCTGGGCAGCGCCCTGGCCGTAGCCAGTGGACACTCCGCCTGGATCTCCAAGCCACCAGGTGTGGCTCTGCCCGCAGTCTCGCCTCCTGGTGTGGATGCCAAAGCCCAGGTGAAGACAGAGACCGCAGGGCCCCCAGGGCCCCCGCACTACAGCGACCAGCCGTCCACCTCGCAGATCGCCTACACCTCCCTCAGCCTGCCCCACTACGGCTCCGCCTTCCCCTCCATCTCCCGCCCCCAGTTTGACTACTCTGACCATCAGCCCTCAGGACCCTACTATGGCCATTCCAGCCAGGCCTCTGGTCTCTACTCGGCCTTCTCCTACATGGGGCCCTCGCAGCGGCCTCTCTACACGGCCatctctgaccccagcccctcaggGCCCCAGTCCCACAGCCCCACACACTGGGAGCAGCCAGTATATACGACGCTGTCCCGGCCTTAAAGGGGGCTGTCACCACCGGCCCCCGCCCGGCCCTTCCTGGGGCCCACGCCTCCTTCCCTCAGCCCATGCGCCCTGCTCCTTGCCCGGCTCAGGCCTGGTGGCGGCGGTGGAGGAGGGAAGCCTTTCTGTCTGGCTCACTGCCCTGATGacccacctgccccagccaggcTCCAGCTAACAGGCCCTAGACTGAAAGATGAAGGGCTGTGCCCTGCCCTCAGGAATGACCCTCTATCCAGGACCTGAGAAGGACCCCCTCCCCCTCGCGGGTTGGACGGGCATCGGAGGCCGTGCCTCTCTTGTGCACTCCTGCCTCTCCTGGAGTGAGGGTGGGACAGGCCCCTGTGCCACCTGTGCGTGGCGCCTCATGGCTAAGGCACCCAGGGACCTGCATCAGAGCCTGGAGCTGGCTCTGTCTGCCACTTGGGGCTGAGGACAGCTTTGAGCTCGTGGGGAgttggggtgcaggggctcagtggGGGTTCTCATCCCTTCACTGGCCCCTCTCCTCCTGAACGCAGGAAGGAATTGGCACAGAGGCGCCCAGTCCCAATTCTGTGCCAACAACCTCATGCCTTGTCTACTGGTGAGAGCGCCCCCAGTCTTCCGCCACTCGGCCTCCCAGGCCTTGTGCCACACCCCACAGGCGAGGAGGCTGGGGCTCCAGGAACGGACTCGGAGACAATTCACGGAGCCTTCCTCCCTGGGCTCCTTGCCACTGCCCCCTTCCCTCACTAGATTCCGTGACCCCTGTCCTGCCAGTCCCACCTCCCTGGGCTTCCCAGAGAACTCAGAGCTGCTCGGCCCAGCCCTCAACTCCAGGAGGAGGGGCCCAGCACTCAGGCTGCCGGCACAGGCTGAAGACACTAAGATCCTGACTGTACATTCCCCTcttgccctgccccccccccccgcctcccagcCGTATCTGAAGAAAGTGTGTagctctctctgcccctgtcttCCACTCCGCAGCCCTCCCAATCCACGTGTAACTCATGACTGTCCCCTTATTTATCTCGGTAGTCCCCTCTCCTAGCTACTCCAGTCCCTATTAACTCTGCATTAAGCATTCCACATAATAAAATTAAAGGTTCCGGTTACCTGCTTGGTGGGCCTGACCtggactgtctttttttttttttttttttttttttttttgacaggcagagtggacagtgagagagagacagagagaaaggtcttccttttgccgttggttcaccctccaatggccgccgcggtagcgcgctgcggccggcgcaccgcgctgttccgatggcaggagccaggtgcttctcctggtctcccatggggtgcagggcccaagcacttgggtcatcctccactgcactccctggccacagcagagagctggcctggaagaggggcaaccgggacaggatcggtgccccgaccgggactagaacccggtgtgccggcgccgcaaggcggaggattagcctgttgagccacggtgccggcctggactgtctcttgatctctcacCCCATACCTGTGCTCCCACAGCCTCAGTCTGGCAATAGTTAGGAGCAGAATGCAAAGGACAGACCGTCCACAGGGCTCTGTCCCCTGAGGAAGTGGAGACACGGCGGAGGCCAGGACAGCTGGCCTCTCAGTGGGGTCACTCTGCAGGGGGACAGGGGACTGTAACCTCAGAGGGATCAGCTGGAGCTCACAGCCTTCCCAGTGGTCCCTCTACatccaggggagggaggagggagtggggtCTGACATCTTGCTGTCTCGCAGTCAGGGGCTAGGTCCCCCAGGATGTATGGTTGGGCCTTCTGTgggcacacacaccccccccccccccccag is a window encoding:
- the SOX10 gene encoding transcription factor SOX-10, with the translated sequence MAEEQDLSEVELSPVGSEEPRCLSPGSAPSLGPDGGGGGGGGSGLRASPGPGELGKVKKEQQAGEADDDKFPVCIREAVSQVLSGYDWTLVPMPVRVNGASKSKPHVKRPMNAFMVWAQAARRKLADQYPHLHNAELSKTLGKLWRLLNESDKRPFIEEAERLRMQHKKDHPDYKYQPRRRKNGKAAQGEAECPGGEAEQGGAAAIQAHYKSAHLDHRHPGEGSPMSDGNPEHPSGQSHGPPTPPTTPKTELQSGKADPKRDGRSMGEGGKPHIDFGNVDIGEISHEVMSNMETFDVAELDQYLPPNGHPGHVGSYSAAGYGLGSALAVASGHSAWISKPPGVALPAVSPPGVDAKAQVKTETAGPPGPPHYSDQPSTSQIAYTSLSLPHYGSAFPSISRPQFDYSDHQPSGPYYGHSSQASGLYSAFSYMGPSQRPLYTAISDPSPSGPQSHSPTHWEQPVYTTLSRP